The following coding sequences lie in one Mucilaginibacter sp. KACC 22773 genomic window:
- a CDS encoding DUF4256 domain-containing protein, which yields MNLNLSPEHREDLLKVLEARFEKNKNRHSSVEWINVQAKLEADTKKLWSLNEMEKTGGEPDIVAYDKSTNEYIFFDCSAESPKGRRSLCYDREAHEARKEFKPENNAVDMAAAMGIELLTEEQYRELQKLGKFDLKTSSWVKTPAGIRKLGGAVFCDRRYDTVFLYHNGAESYYAARGFRGWLKV from the coding sequence ATGAATCTAAATTTGTCGCCAGAACATCGCGAAGATCTACTCAAAGTATTGGAAGCCCGCTTTGAGAAAAACAAGAACCGCCATAGCAGTGTTGAATGGATTAATGTACAAGCAAAGCTGGAAGCGGATACAAAAAAATTATGGTCGCTTAACGAAATGGAAAAAACCGGCGGCGAACCGGATATTGTTGCTTATGATAAAAGCACAAACGAGTACATTTTTTTCGATTGCTCGGCCGAAAGCCCCAAAGGTCGCAGAAGCCTTTGTTATGACCGTGAAGCGCATGAGGCAAGAAAAGAATTTAAACCGGAAAATAACGCCGTTGACATGGCGGCTGCCATGGGTATTGAGCTTTTAACAGAAGAGCAATACCGGGAATTGCAAAAGCTTGGGAAGTTTGATTTGAAAACATCGAGCTGGGTAAAAACACCTGCCGGTATCAGGAAACTTGGCGGGGCTGTTTTTTGCGATCGCCGTTATGATACCGTATTTCTTTATCACAACGGGGCCGAATCCTATTATGCTGCCAGGGGTTTCCGTGGCTGGCTAAAAGTGTAA
- a CDS encoding family 43 glycosylhydrolase produces the protein MNILKCTRLFLIVFSTIFAHASGVVAQSAGNKPAKKATKANAYSAYLFTYFTGSKKGEAIRFALSNDGYHYRALNNNLPVLSSAAISTTGGVRDPHILRGADGKTFYMVATDMNTEKYGWGPDTAMVLMQSTNLINWTSHTVVVPQVFKEFEGVNRVWAPQTIYDPKLHKYMIYWSMRFGNEPDKIYYAYANKDFSGLETAPKQLFFKPDNGACIDGDIVYKDGKYHLFFKTEGSGSGIKIAVSDKLTEGYVLIDKYVQQTKSPVEGAGTFKLNNSDAYILMYDRYTEGKYQFTRTTDLEHFTAIDNEVTMNFHPRHGTVMPVTAQEAARLTAKWGSTDDVMLSPRSGQVKKINIVLDSATHTLTLPVLPGTGLKAFNPAFNALPGITVTPTAAQNFTKGPVKYTVTIKGKKPETYNVQVQENHNPAIEGYYADPEILYAEKTGRFYLYPTSDGFDGWSGNYFKAFSSANLVNWKDEGVILDLPKDVSWAKKNAWAPCIIEKKINGSYKYFYYFAAAQKIGVAVANDPAGPFVDSGKPLLDSLPAGVKGGQQIDADVFTDPQTGKSYLYWGNGYMACAELNDDMVSLKAGTTKILTPDKHYNEGTYVAYRKGIYYFMWSQNDTRSPDYTVHYGTSNSPVGPITVPANNVVVAKNAKEGIYGTGHNSVIQIPGRDEWYIVYHRFNYPKGITMGDAAGYNREVCIDKLEFNNDGSIKEVVPTHKGISPVVISK, from the coding sequence ATGAACATCCTGAAATGCACGCGGCTTTTTTTAATTGTATTTTCAACAATATTTGCACATGCGTCAGGCGTTGTTGCTCAGTCGGCCGGTAACAAGCCCGCTAAAAAGGCCACTAAAGCAAATGCGTATTCGGCGTATTTGTTTACCTATTTTACCGGCAGCAAAAAAGGCGAAGCTATCCGGTTTGCCTTAAGTAATGATGGTTACCACTACCGCGCTCTTAATAATAACCTGCCGGTTTTAAGTTCGGCGGCTATAAGTACAACAGGAGGCGTACGCGATCCGCACATCCTGAGAGGGGCCGACGGGAAAACGTTTTACATGGTGGCTACCGACATGAATACCGAAAAGTACGGCTGGGGGCCGGACACGGCTATGGTACTGATGCAATCTACCAATTTAATCAACTGGACATCGCATACGGTTGTTGTGCCGCAGGTATTTAAGGAGTTTGAAGGTGTGAACCGGGTGTGGGCCCCCCAAACTATTTACGACCCCAAGCTGCACAAGTACATGATATATTGGTCGATGCGTTTTGGTAACGAGCCCGACAAAATTTATTATGCCTATGCCAACAAAGATTTTTCGGGCCTGGAAACCGCACCTAAACAACTATTTTTTAAACCCGACAACGGTGCCTGTATTGATGGGGATATTGTTTATAAAGACGGCAAATATCACTTGTTTTTTAAAACAGAAGGTTCGGGATCTGGAATCAAAATTGCCGTATCGGATAAGCTGACCGAAGGTTATGTGTTGATAGATAAATATGTTCAGCAAACCAAATCGCCGGTAGAAGGCGCCGGTACTTTTAAACTGAACAATAGTGATGCCTATATACTAATGTATGACAGATATACCGAAGGTAAATACCAGTTTACCCGCACTACCGACCTGGAACATTTTACTGCTATTGATAACGAGGTAACCATGAATTTTCATCCGCGTCACGGTACTGTTATGCCGGTTACTGCGCAAGAGGCTGCCCGCCTAACCGCCAAATGGGGAAGCACAGATGATGTAATGCTGTCGCCCCGGTCGGGCCAGGTAAAAAAGATTAACATTGTGTTAGATTCTGCCACTCACACTCTCACGTTGCCGGTACTGCCTGGCACGGGTTTAAAGGCATTTAATCCGGCGTTCAATGCGTTGCCCGGTATTACTGTGACACCAACCGCGGCACAAAACTTTACCAAAGGCCCGGTAAAATATACAGTGACCATCAAAGGGAAAAAGCCTGAAACCTATAATGTACAAGTACAGGAAAATCACAACCCGGCAATTGAAGGCTACTATGCCGATCCCGAGATATTGTATGCCGAAAAAACGGGCAGGTTTTATTTGTACCCTACCAGCGATGGTTTTGACGGCTGGAGCGGCAATTATTTTAAAGCCTTTTCATCGGCCAACCTGGTTAACTGGAAGGATGAAGGTGTGATACTTGATTTACCCAAAGATGTAAGCTGGGCAAAAAAGAATGCCTGGGCGCCCTGCATTATCGAAAAAAAGATAAACGGCAGCTATAAATATTTCTACTACTTTGCTGCCGCCCAAAAAATTGGCGTAGCTGTGGCCAATGATCCGGCTGGTCCTTTTGTTGATTCGGGGAAACCGCTGCTTGATAGTTTGCCTGCGGGTGTAAAAGGCGGCCAGCAAATAGATGCTGATGTTTTTACCGACCCGCAAACAGGCAAGAGCTATTTATACTGGGGCAACGGTTATATGGCCTGCGCCGAGTTAAATGACGATATGGTATCGCTAAAAGCCGGTACCACAAAGATATTAACACCCGACAAGCATTATAACGAAGGTACTTATGTAGCTTACCGTAAAGGCATCTATTATTTTATGTGGTCGCAAAACGATACGCGCAGCCCCGATTACACCGTGCATTATGGTACATCCAATTCGCCCGTTGGGCCAATAACGGTACCGGCAAACAATGTGGTAGTTGCCAAAAATGCTAAAGAAGGCATTTACGGAACCGGGCATAATTCGGTTATACAGATTCCCGGCCGCGACGAATGGTATATTGTATACCACCGCTTTAATTACCCCAAAGGCATTACCATGGGCGATGCCGCCGGCTACAACCGCGAGGTTTGTATAGATAAGCTGGAGTTTAATAATGATGGTAGTATAAAGGAAGTGGTACCTACGCATAAAGGGATAAGCCCTGTTGTTATAAGCAAATAG
- a CDS encoding SRPBCC family protein: MELKTKIDAGEGQQYLVITREFDLPLELLFKAHVEPEIVEQWMGTKVLKLEGKKHGSWQFETSDAKGNVVFRANGVIHEFVPEQKITRTFEMENTPFPVQLEFLEFERLTDATSKISIRIVYKSVEDRNQLLKLPFAQGLNMAHNRLQDIVSKLK, translated from the coding sequence ATGGAACTGAAAACAAAAATAGATGCCGGGGAAGGTCAACAGTACCTGGTGATTACCAGGGAATTTGATTTGCCGTTAGAATTACTGTTTAAAGCTCATGTAGAGCCCGAAATTGTTGAGCAATGGATGGGGACCAAGGTTTTGAAGCTCGAAGGCAAAAAGCACGGCAGCTGGCAATTCGAAACATCTGATGCCAAAGGGAACGTAGTGTTTAGGGCCAATGGGGTTATCCACGAGTTTGTTCCGGAGCAAAAAATTACCCGCACATTTGAAATGGAAAACACGCCTTTTCCTGTTCAGCTTGAGTTTTTGGAATTTGAGCGGCTTACCGATGCTACCAGTAAGATCAGCATCCGCATTGTATATAAATCAGTTGAAGACAGGAACCAATTGCTGAAGCTGCCCTTTGCCCAGGGCCTTAATATGGCGCATAACCGGTTGCAGGATATAGTAAGCAAATTAAAATAA
- a CDS encoding tetratricopeptide repeat protein — translation MSKTQANTKVATPDTTFGQSGNFVRENQKSLLFIGGAVVALIVIYFLYLKVYLGPLETKAANQMYVAQDFWAKKDWDKAINGDASYPGFKKIISDYSNTKAANLAYFYLGTAYLNKGEYHKAIENLTNYRGDDSMVAAEAFGSAGDAYVELKDYSNAATYFNKAVDKAKNKFLSPLYLKKLGLVYEETKDNKSASEAYNRIKTEYPESAEAQNIDEYIARVDAKL, via the coding sequence ATGTCAAAAACCCAGGCGAATACCAAAGTTGCAACACCGGATACTACTTTCGGCCAGAGTGGCAACTTCGTACGCGAGAATCAAAAAAGCTTACTTTTTATAGGCGGTGCTGTAGTGGCCCTTATTGTAATTTACTTTTTATACCTTAAAGTGTACTTAGGTCCGCTGGAAACCAAGGCTGCCAATCAAATGTATGTTGCGCAGGATTTTTGGGCTAAAAAAGACTGGGACAAAGCCATCAACGGCGATGCCAGCTACCCGGGCTTCAAAAAAATAATAAGCGATTACAGCAATACCAAAGCTGCAAACCTGGCTTATTTTTACCTGGGCACCGCTTACCTTAACAAAGGCGAATACCATAAAGCGATAGAAAACCTGACCAATTACCGCGGCGATGACAGTATGGTTGCTGCCGAAGCTTTTGGAAGTGCAGGTGATGCTTATGTTGAACTGAAAGATTACAGCAATGCCGCAACCTATTTTAACAAAGCTGTTGATAAGGCAAAAAATAAATTTTTATCGCCGCTTTACCTTAAAAAATTAGGTTTGGTTTACGAAGAAACCAAAGACAATAAATCGGCAAGCGAGGCTTACAACAGGATTAAAACAGAATATCCTGAAAGCGCCGAAGCACAAAATATTGACGAGTACATTGCTCGTGTAGACGCGAAGCTATAA
- a CDS encoding Crp/Fnr family transcriptional regulator — MSLNRIFPIEKWNFITASALKLLTVDDYNRLLINSTCHIYKKGEIIFRENTLPAGVFLMVNGKVKKYKVDHAGKKQTIYVAGNGELVGYHAVLSRDRYSDSAAALEASRIYFIPIEDFMFTIKNCPPFAQQLLGALSHEVMVLANTVLVFAKRNAAERLAIALIVLREKYKEDTVNPNVALTISRADLADITGIAEENVTRLLKEFKDESLLIREGRKIVVTDIKGLVKRANYR, encoded by the coding sequence ATGAGCCTAAACAGGATTTTTCCGATCGAGAAATGGAACTTTATTACGGCCTCTGCTTTAAAGTTGTTGACAGTTGATGACTATAACCGTTTGCTTATAAATAGCACTTGTCATATCTATAAAAAAGGAGAAATAATTTTCAGGGAAAATACTTTGCCGGCCGGGGTTTTCCTGATGGTTAATGGTAAGGTAAAGAAATATAAAGTTGACCACGCCGGAAAAAAGCAGACCATATATGTTGCCGGTAATGGAGAATTGGTGGGTTATCACGCCGTACTTTCGAGGGATCGTTATTCCGACTCGGCAGCAGCATTGGAAGCCAGCCGGATATATTTTATTCCTATCGAAGACTTTATGTTTACCATAAAAAACTGCCCTCCCTTTGCACAGCAGTTGCTGGGTGCTTTAAGTCATGAGGTTATGGTTTTGGCAAATACTGTTTTGGTGTTTGCCAAAAGGAACGCAGCAGAGCGGCTCGCGATAGCGTTAATTGTGCTTCGCGAAAAATACAAAGAGGACACTGTTAATCCAAACGTGGCCCTGACGATTTCAAGGGCCGACCTGGCCGATATAACCGGCATTGCCGAAGAAAATGTAACCCGACTGCTCAAAGAATTCAAAGATGAAAGCTTATTAATCAGGGAGGGCCGAAAGATTGTGGTTACGGATATTAAAGGCCTGGTAAAACGGGCCAATTACAGATAG
- a CDS encoding sulfatase family protein: MKFQKFLERYFLAKFCLATMFTVALTSVLVQAQVRQNKKNAAKKPNIVFIMSDDHSYQAISAYGGMLSKLAPTPNIDKIANGGIIYKKAFVENSLCTPSRACLMTGLYSHQNGQRQLAEGIDSSKVFFSELLQQAGYQTAIVGKWHMSTSPKGFNYYHILDDQGKYYNPTFKGPETGYKFVQEQGYATDLITEHALDFLEKRDKGKPFCLMIHHKAPHRNWMPPGKYLDLYNDVNFPVPETFFDDYQSRCDAAKTQKMSISNDMELVQDLKVEELKDQLVSPYDKLSYTFLMSELGRLTPEQRAAWDKHYKLRNQQFINAKLTGKALALWKYQEFLKDYLRCIKSVDDGVGAILKYLKDNNLENNTMVVYTSDQGFYIGEHNWFDKRFMYEESFRTPLLIRYPKAIKPGTQSEALVQNIDYAPTFLSLAGIKKPEQMSGTSLDPTFKGPKPAGWRSDLYYHYYDYPAFHLVRKHDGIRTERYKLIHFYGKGGMRGATTKYQTTPGYREYTVLKLLNNAGYVTNDADIDCNELYDLKTDPQELHNLFGKPGYEKLTADLQKRLDGYRKNLKVPTDEF; this comes from the coding sequence ATGAAATTTCAGAAGTTTTTGGAGCGGTATTTTTTGGCCAAGTTTTGCCTGGCAACAATGTTTACTGTAGCCCTTACAAGCGTTTTGGTACAGGCGCAAGTTAGGCAGAACAAAAAAAATGCTGCCAAAAAACCCAACATAGTTTTTATTATGAGCGATGACCACTCCTACCAGGCCATCAGCGCATACGGCGGGATGCTTTCCAAATTGGCACCCACCCCTAATATTGATAAAATTGCAAACGGAGGCATCATTTACAAAAAAGCCTTCGTAGAAAACTCGCTTTGCACTCCCAGCAGGGCCTGCCTTATGACAGGCTTGTACAGCCACCAAAATGGCCAGCGCCAGCTTGCCGAGGGCATCGACTCATCGAAAGTATTCTTTAGCGAGTTGCTTCAACAGGCTGGATATCAAACGGCCATTGTTGGCAAATGGCATATGTCTACAAGCCCTAAGGGATTTAATTACTACCACATACTTGACGATCAGGGCAAATACTATAACCCCACTTTTAAAGGCCCCGAAACCGGGTATAAATTTGTACAGGAACAGGGCTATGCTACAGACCTTATTACCGAACATGCCCTTGATTTTTTAGAAAAACGGGATAAGGGCAAACCCTTTTGCTTAATGATACACCATAAAGCCCCCCACCGCAATTGGATGCCCCCCGGCAAATACCTTGATTTGTACAACGATGTGAATTTTCCTGTCCCCGAAACTTTTTTCGATGATTACCAATCGCGGTGCGACGCCGCCAAGACTCAAAAAATGTCAATAAGCAATGATATGGAACTGGTTCAGGATTTGAAAGTGGAAGAGCTGAAAGATCAATTGGTAAGCCCATATGATAAACTTTCTTATACGTTTTTAATGAGCGAACTTGGCCGTTTAACACCAGAGCAGCGTGCCGCGTGGGATAAGCATTATAAGTTGAGAAACCAGCAGTTCATAAACGCTAAACTGACCGGGAAGGCGCTTGCATTATGGAAATACCAGGAGTTTTTAAAGGATTACCTGCGCTGTATTAAATCGGTAGATGACGGTGTAGGCGCAATTTTGAAATACCTGAAGGATAATAACCTGGAAAACAATACTATGGTTGTTTATACATCAGACCAGGGGTTTTATATAGGCGAGCACAACTGGTTTGACAAGCGGTTTATGTACGAGGAATCATTCCGGACGCCCCTGTTGATCAGATATCCAAAGGCTATAAAACCAGGAACGCAAAGCGAAGCCCTGGTACAAAATATTGATTATGCACCAACATTTTTATCGCTCGCGGGCATTAAAAAGCCAGAACAAATGAGTGGCACTTCGCTCGATCCAACATTTAAGGGGCCTAAGCCTGCGGGATGGCGCAGTGACTTATATTATCACTACTATGATTACCCGGCATTTCACCTTGTGCGCAAGCACGATGGTATACGTACCGAACGCTATAAACTGATTCATTTTTATGGCAAGGGCGGCATGCGTGGCGCAACCACCAAATACCAAACAACTCCCGGCTACAGGGAATATACTGTTCTTAAGCTGCTCAACAATGCGGGCTACGTAACTAATGATGCGGATATTGACTGTAATGAGCTTTACGATTTAAAAACCGACCCGCAGGAACTTCATAACCTTTTTGGCAAACCCGGGTATGAAAAACTTACCGCCGATTTGCAAAAACGGCTTGATGGATACCGGAAGAACCTGAAAGTACCTACCGACGAATTTTGA
- a CDS encoding ArsR/SmtB family transcription factor, with protein sequence MNLRRDVFQAIADPTRRAILLLVASQSMTAGAIASNFDTARPTVSKHLQILTECELLEQKQNGREIYYYINAKNMKEVADFIEPFRKMWDDRFNKLEDIMKNYQSKK encoded by the coding sequence ATGAATTTAAGACGAGACGTGTTTCAAGCCATAGCCGATCCAACAAGAAGGGCTATATTGCTGTTGGTTGCCTCACAATCTATGACGGCAGGCGCAATAGCATCAAACTTTGACACTGCGAGGCCAACAGTTTCAAAACACCTGCAAATACTTACCGAGTGCGAATTACTTGAGCAAAAGCAAAACGGCCGGGAAATATACTATTACATTAATGCAAAGAACATGAAAGAAGTAGCCGACTTTATTGAGCCATTCCGCAAGATGTGGGATGACCGGTTTAACAAACTGGAAGATATCATGAAAAACTATCAATCAAAAAAATAG
- a CDS encoding DoxX family protein: MTKKNKIIYWVATIWLALGMVSTAAVQLLKMKEGQGGVDSIIHLGYPVYFLTIIGVWKFLGVIAVLIPKFTLLKEWAYAGFFFVTSGAAFSHIASGHPAIEIFPSLLLLILTVVSWYFRPADRKINSVNQ, translated from the coding sequence ATGACAAAAAAAAATAAAATCATTTATTGGGTTGCCACTATCTGGCTTGCATTAGGTATGGTATCAACCGCGGCAGTACAATTGCTTAAAATGAAAGAGGGGCAGGGCGGGGTTGATAGTATAATACACCTGGGTTACCCCGTCTATTTTTTAACCATAATAGGTGTTTGGAAATTTTTAGGGGTTATAGCGGTGCTGATACCTAAATTTACTTTGCTGAAAGAATGGGCTTACGCCGGATTTTTCTTTGTGACATCGGGGGCGGCATTTTCGCATATTGCGTCAGGCCATCCGGCTATTGAGATATTTCCGTCATTATTATTGTTAATCCTGACCGTAGTGTCGTGGTATTTCAGGCCTGCCGATAGAAAGATCAATTCAGTTAACCAATAA
- a CDS encoding ice-binding family protein, whose translation MKKTFTMPMEVICMRQRGGYSKTFGAILSLVLLITMLTSGCKKDNYKGEIKGDCPVVVATDPADKAVDVVLNKAISVTFNTSMAPSTITDKTFIIKQGATVVTGTITNATNGTVFTFTPSQPLLPFAIYTGTIKAAVTDTLRTAMVSDYTWTFTTIPQITLTATPTLGGVTEGEGTFAQASAVTVSATPNTGYIFTNWTDNGVIVSTSSSYQFTMAGNRALVANFKLIPASQFAVVLTSSPAIGGTTSGSGAYNAGTIVTVTADPNNGFTFVNWTDNGNVASTSSSYQFILAANRKLVANFKAIPASQFALVLKSSPAAGGSTTGSGAYAAGSSASATATASPGYTFTSWSGDATSTNNPLTIVMSANKHVTANFTLNVIIIPPLLGDAAKFGAFGGNAGVTNQGLNTVINNGAIGTTAASTLVTGFHDGLTADIYTETPLNKGNVKGGIFTAPPAPGTATSFAVATQGLLDATIAYNSISPASKPGGIDPGAGELGGLTLAPGVYKSASGTFKVTNGDLTLDAKGDPNAVWVFQTAAGLTVGTAGPAGARSVIMKNGGLAKNVYWYVGSSAVINGAGGGIMTGTIISSAGITFSTAGNAVQTVLNGRAISLVASVTMVNTTVNVPQ comes from the coding sequence ATGAAAAAAACATTTACTATGCCAATGGAAGTCATCTGCATGCGTCAGCGCGGCGGTTATTCCAAAACATTCGGTGCAATTTTGTCGTTGGTGTTACTTATTACTATGTTAACCTCCGGGTGCAAAAAGGACAATTATAAAGGCGAAATCAAGGGCGACTGCCCGGTGGTGGTGGCAACCGACCCGGCGGATAAAGCTGTTGACGTTGTTTTAAACAAAGCCATCTCGGTAACCTTTAACACCAGCATGGCGCCGTCAACAATTACCGACAAAACATTTATAATAAAACAAGGCGCTACTGTTGTTACAGGTACCATAACAAACGCCACCAACGGCACAGTATTTACTTTTACCCCAAGCCAGCCCCTGCTGCCTTTCGCTATTTATACGGGCACTATAAAGGCAGCAGTAACCGACACTTTGCGTACCGCGATGGTAAGCGATTATACCTGGACATTTACTACCATTCCGCAAATTACGCTAACAGCAACGCCTACCCTTGGCGGTGTTACCGAAGGTGAAGGCACATTTGCACAAGCATCTGCCGTAACTGTTAGTGCAACGCCCAATACCGGCTACATATTTACCAACTGGACTGATAATGGAGTTATTGTTTCAACAAGTTCCAGCTATCAGTTTACCATGGCGGGTAACCGGGCATTGGTTGCCAACTTTAAACTGATACCTGCATCGCAATTTGCGGTAGTACTTACCTCGAGCCCTGCTATTGGCGGTACAACCAGCGGATCTGGCGCTTACAACGCCGGTACCATCGTAACCGTAACCGCCGACCCTAATAACGGCTTTACCTTTGTGAACTGGACAGATAACGGCAACGTGGCTTCTACAAGCTCAAGCTACCAGTTTATACTTGCAGCCAACCGTAAATTAGTGGCCAACTTTAAAGCTATACCGGCATCGCAATTTGCACTGGTATTAAAATCAAGCCCGGCAGCAGGCGGCTCAACAACCGGATCAGGTGCATACGCTGCAGGTTCATCAGCAAGCGCAACGGCAACAGCAAGCCCCGGCTATACCTTTACCTCGTGGAGCGGCGATGCAACAAGCACCAATAACCCGTTAACTATTGTTATGAGTGCCAACAAACATGTAACGGCCAACTTTACGCTCAACGTAATCATTATACCCCCACTTTTGGGTGATGCTGCAAAATTTGGCGCTTTCGGCGGTAATGCAGGCGTAACCAACCAGGGCCTAAACACAGTAATCAATAACGGTGCGATAGGCACAACGGCCGCATCAACCCTGGTTACCGGTTTCCATGATGGTTTAACTGCCGATATTTATACCGAAACACCACTAAACAAGGGTAATGTTAAGGGCGGCATATTTACAGCGCCACCAGCCCCAGGTACTGCTACCTCTTTTGCGGTTGCTACACAAGGGTTGCTTGATGCCACCATAGCTTACAACAGTATATCCCCAGCCTCGAAACCAGGTGGTATCGACCCGGGCGCAGGCGAATTAGGCGGCTTAACTTTAGCCCCCGGCGTATATAAATCCGCAAGCGGCACATTCAAAGTAACCAATGGCGACCTTACGCTGGATGCCAAAGGCGACCCTAACGCAGTATGGGTATTCCAGACAGCTGCCGGCCTTACGGTAGGTACAGCAGGCCCGGCAGGTGCCAGGAGTGTTATTATGAAAAATGGCGGCCTTGCTAAAAACGTTTACTGGTACGTAGGCAGTTCGGCTGTAATCAACGGCGCGGGTGGCGGCATCATGACGGGTACTATCATATCCAGTGCAGGCATCACCTTTTCAACAGCCGGCAACGCGGTACAAACGGTATTAAATGGCAGGGCAATATCCCTGGTAGCTTCGGTTACTATGGTAAATACCACTGTTAACGTACCACAATAA
- the ytxJ gene encoding bacillithiol system redox-active protein YtxJ, with protein sequence MNWILLTSADQLHEIKNRNGYSLIFKHSTRCSISMMAKRRFELDWEDLPEDMPLYFLDLISYRELSAQVAQLFHVHHESPQLLLIKDGECVLDQSHGAISVEEALSVLN encoded by the coding sequence ATGAACTGGATATTGCTTACGTCGGCCGACCAGCTGCACGAGATAAAGAACCGTAATGGTTACAGCCTGATTTTTAAACATAGCACCCGCTGCTCTATCAGTATGATGGCCAAGCGCCGTTTTGAGCTGGATTGGGAAGACCTTCCCGAAGATATGCCCCTTTACTTTTTAGACCTGATTAGCTACCGCGAGTTATCGGCCCAGGTAGCCCAGCTTTTTCATGTTCACCACGAGTCGCCGCAATTGTTACTGATCAAAGACGGCGAGTGCGTGCTTGATCAATCGCATGGCGCCATTTCTGTAGAAGAAGCGCTAAGTGTTTTAAATTAA
- the ribH gene encoding 6,7-dimethyl-8-ribityllumazine synthase → MASQLKNLSDFSHTTIPSATPYRFGIVVAEWNAEITNALYQGAYNSLVANGALADNIMSYTVPGSFELTSGADLLLKTGKLDAVICLGCVIQGETRHFDFICNAVANGVSNVAIKYAKPVIFGVLTTDNQQQAIDRAGGKHGNKGDEAAITAIKMAALAETLKG, encoded by the coding sequence ATGGCATCGCAATTAAAAAACCTTTCAGATTTTTCGCATACTACCATACCATCTGCGACGCCGTACCGTTTTGGCATTGTGGTGGCCGAGTGGAACGCCGAAATTACCAACGCGCTATACCAGGGCGCTTACAATAGCCTGGTTGCCAATGGGGCTTTAGCCGATAATATTATGAGTTATACGGTACCCGGCAGTTTTGAGCTTACATCCGGCGCCGACCTGCTGCTAAAAACCGGAAAGCTTGATGCCGTAATTTGTTTGGGTTGCGTAATACAGGGCGAAACCCGCCACTTTGATTTTATTTGCAATGCGGTTGCAAATGGTGTAAGCAATGTTGCCATAAAATATGCAAAACCTGTTATATTTGGGGTATTAACTACTGATAATCAGCAGCAGGCTATTGACCGCGCGGGCGGAAAGCATGGCAATAAAGGCGACGAAGCCGCAATTACCGCTATAAAAATGGCAGCGCTGGCCGAAACATTGAAGGGTTGA
- a CDS encoding helix-turn-helix domain-containing protein, with the protein MNLFIKNMVSSRCKIIVEFELRRAGLKCTAIDQGRAIITGDVGLAQIQQAGIALLKYGLVLMDNKKNILVEKIKQVVTDLIFHSEIPLKTNFSDYLSNKLNLDYTYLANTFSDVQGTTIEQFIIMNKIQLVKQLIWQDELTLTEISWKLHYSSVAHLSAQFKKVTGLTPSQFKHFDFQNQSSFANV; encoded by the coding sequence ATGAACCTCTTTATAAAAAACATGGTGAGCAGCCGCTGCAAAATTATCGTCGAATTCGAATTGCGAAGGGCAGGGCTCAAATGCACCGCTATTGACCAGGGAAGGGCAATTATTACCGGTGATGTGGGGCTGGCCCAAATTCAGCAGGCGGGCATCGCTTTATTAAAATACGGCCTGGTATTAATGGATAATAAGAAAAACATCCTGGTTGAAAAAATAAAGCAGGTAGTTACCGATTTGATCTTTCATTCAGAAATTCCGTTAAAAACCAACTTCTCCGATTACCTGAGCAACAAGCTTAACCTCGATTATACTTACCTGGCCAATACCTTCTCGGATGTGCAGGGCACCACTATTGAACAGTTTATCATCATGAATAAAATTCAACTGGTAAAACAGTTAATATGGCAGGATGAATTAACCCTTACCGAAATTTCGTGGAAACTGCATTACAGCAGTGTGGCGCACCTATCTGCCCAGTTTAAAAAAGTTACCGGTTTAACACCCTCGCAGTTTAAACATTTTGATTTTCAAAACCAAAGCAGCTTTGCTAATGTGTGA